One Sulfurimonas crateris genomic window carries:
- a CDS encoding nitrilase-related carbon-nitrogen hydrolase, whose product MRITLAQTSPRLNRSNLEEVASIIDAHKDESDLIVFGELSLNGYLLQDKLYEDAWEIDELTLLKELSRDIDIVVGAAIRDGESFRNTALYFSNGRLLSKHYKVHLPNYGMFEEARYFKAGTLFESFLTQFGKVSMVVCEDLWHKDVHEKLIEENPDYILALVASPARGFSDKGLDIEDKWYKIIKRVAAECRAKLIFVNRVGFEDGLGFWGGSCIVDEDANIAQKLPRYIKEVKTFKI is encoded by the coding sequence ATGAGAATAACATTAGCTCAGACATCGCCAAGACTTAATCGCTCAAACTTAGAGGAAGTTGCATCCATTATTGATGCACATAAAGATGAGAGTGATCTGATCGTATTTGGCGAGCTGTCTTTAAACGGCTATCTTCTTCAGGATAAGCTCTATGAAGATGCATGGGAGATAGATGAGCTAACTCTCTTAAAAGAGTTGAGCCGTGACATAGATATCGTGGTAGGTGCTGCTATAAGAGATGGTGAGAGTTTTAGAAATACGGCACTCTACTTTTCAAATGGAAGACTCCTCTCTAAGCACTATAAAGTACATCTTCCAAACTATGGAATGTTTGAAGAGGCGAGATATTTTAAAGCGGGAACTCTTTTTGAGAGTTTTTTAACCCAGTTTGGAAAAGTCTCAATGGTGGTATGTGAAGATCTTTGGCATAAAGATGTTCATGAAAAACTTATAGAAGAGAACCCGGATTATATATTGGCACTTGTCGCATCTCCTGCAAGAGGTTTTAGTGACAAAGGACTGGATATAGAAGATAAGTGGTATAAGATAATTAAGAGAGTTGCTGCAGAGTGCAGAGCCAAACTTATTTTTGTAAATAGGGTCGGCTTCGAAGACGGGCTTGGTTTTTGGGGTGGAAGCTGCATTGTCGATGAAGATGCAAATATAGCTCAAAAGTTGCCGCGTTATATAAAAGAAGTAAAAACATTTAAAATATAG
- the fabD gene encoding ACP S-malonyltransferase, whose translation MKKIAMIFAGQGSQATGMGKDFYDNSDLAREMFEEAGKRAGLKFEELIFAEHDLLNQTAYTQPAILLVQMIAYRLFKEKCPNIKAELFLGHSLGEFSALCASGAIDYVDAVELVHRRGQLMQDACSDIEAGMMVVMGLDDESVEKICSDAQSQGKKVWPANYNQDGQLVVAGMKSDLDSLEQTFKDAGAKRALLLNMSVASHCELLSPAQIPLKSLMQGMIEDSFEAPVISNVTTEGYATKNEAVELLTEQLIKPVKYKQSILAIADRVDIAIEFGNGATLKGLNKRIAPNLETYNVSDMKSLQEVIEKICN comes from the coding sequence ATGAAAAAAATAGCAATGATTTTTGCAGGACAGGGTTCTCAGGCAACAGGAATGGGAAAGGATTTTTACGATAATTCAGATCTGGCACGTGAGATGTTTGAAGAGGCGGGAAAAAGAGCGGGACTTAAATTTGAAGAGCTAATATTTGCAGAGCACGATCTGCTAAATCAGACTGCATACACACAGCCTGCAATTCTTTTGGTTCAGATGATAGCTTATCGTCTTTTTAAGGAAAAATGTCCAAATATAAAAGCTGAACTTTTCTTAGGGCACTCATTGGGCGAGTTTTCAGCTCTATGTGCTAGCGGTGCTATCGATTATGTTGATGCGGTCGAACTTGTTCATAGACGTGGACAGCTTATGCAGGATGCTTGCAGTGATATAGAGGCAGGGATGATGGTCGTTATGGGGCTTGACGATGAGAGTGTTGAGAAGATATGTTCTGATGCGCAAAGTCAGGGTAAGAAAGTTTGGCCTGCAAACTACAATCAGGACGGACAGCTAGTTGTTGCAGGTATGAAGAGTGATCTAGACTCTTTAGAGCAGACATTTAAAGATGCAGGTGCCAAAAGAGCACTGCTTCTTAATATGTCGGTAGCAAGCCACTGTGAACTGCTTTCACCTGCTCAGATCCCGCTTAAGAGTTTGATGCAAGGGATGATCGAGGATAGTTTTGAAGCACCTGTTATCTCAAATGTGACCACCGAAGGGTATGCGACCAAAAATGAAGCGGTTGAGCTTTTAACAGAGCAGCTTATAAAACCTGTAAAATATAAGCAGTCGATCTTGGCAATAGCAGATAGGGTAGATATAGCGATTGAGTTTGGAAACGGCGCAACTCTTAAAGGTCTAAACAAAAGAATCGCTCCAAATCTTGAAACTTATAATGTTTCAGATATGAAATCACTTCAAGAAGTCATAGAGAAAATTTGCAACTAA
- a CDS encoding Fis family transcriptional regulator produces the protein MMIAVAQVAALVVDASYITASSSSAQAFKTATLLKALSVNALITGEHGVGKRSLTHYILPDAPVFDASNYDELLAALEGIKSVIITNIENSPNIKKVLDTLSSKNIRVVATAKSSYYDKDADKFFSVKFEIPPLKERPEDVDALIGKFIKEASLLFCSKDEFRVKSFKPDLTQNANSLRRQVMVNYLLQDIQENELMEIVQNYLFERLGSNNDYKKFLHLYEVPIIRAGVKRFRSQLQLADKLGLNRNTLRKKMADNINYLEKGIK, from the coding sequence ATGATGATTGCTGTGGCACAGGTGGCGGCACTGGTTGTGGATGCTAGTTATATAACTGCATCCTCATCTTCGGCACAAGCATTTAAAACAGCAACTCTTTTAAAAGCACTAAGTGTAAACGCTCTTATAACAGGAGAGCATGGAGTGGGCAAGAGAAGTTTGACCCACTATATACTTCCAGATGCTCCAGTCTTTGATGCATCAAATTATGATGAGCTTTTAGCCGCTCTTGAGGGTATAAAGAGCGTAATAATTACGAATATAGAAAACTCACCAAACATTAAAAAAGTGCTAGATACTTTAAGTAGTAAGAATATAAGAGTCGTAGCAACTGCTAAAAGTTCATATTACGATAAAGATGCAGACAAATTTTTCAGTGTTAAGTTTGAGATACCTCCGCTTAAGGAGAGACCCGAAGATGTCGATGCGTTAATAGGAAAATTCATAAAAGAAGCATCTCTGCTTTTTTGTTCAAAAGATGAGTTTAGAGTCAAATCTTTTAAACCTGATTTAACACAAAATGCAAATTCTTTAAGACGACAGGTTATGGTAAATTATCTTTTGCAGGATATACAGGAAAATGAGCTAATGGAGATAGTTCAAAACTATCTATTTGAGCGTTTGGGTTCCAACAACGATTATAAAAAGTTTTTACATCTTTATGAGGTTCCAATTATCAGAGCAGGAGTTAAGAGATTCAGATCTCAGCTTCAGCTTGCAGACAAACTTGGATTAAACAGAAATACTCTTAGAAAAAAGATGGCTGATAATATTAATTACTTAGAAAAAGGGATAAAATGA
- a CDS encoding FKBP-type peptidyl-prolyl cis-trans isomerase, whose translation MAIETNQIVSIEYEVSDGEKVVDSNIGGEPLVFMFGKGQIIPGLENAIADMTIGQKAEVTVKAKDAYGEYNSEAIQEVPKDQFSGIDIEEGMTLYGQGEDGGTVQVTVKEIGAESVIIDFNHPLAGKDLAFVVSINNIREASADEIMSGIPVENQHDDCCGTGGGTGCGC comes from the coding sequence ATGGCAATAGAGACAAATCAAATAGTATCGATAGAGTATGAAGTTAGCGACGGAGAAAAAGTTGTAGATAGCAATATCGGCGGAGAGCCGCTTGTATTTATGTTTGGAAAAGGTCAGATAATTCCCGGGCTTGAAAATGCTATAGCAGATATGACTATAGGTCAAAAGGCAGAAGTTACCGTAAAAGCAAAAGATGCATACGGCGAGTATAACTCTGAAGCTATTCAAGAGGTTCCTAAAGATCAATTTTCAGGAATTGATATAGAAGAGGGAATGACTCTTTATGGTCAAGGCGAAGATGGCGGAACTGTTCAGGTTACGGTTAAAGAGATAGGTGCTGAGAGTGTGATCATAGATTTTAATCATCCGCTTGCTGGTAAAGATTTGGCTTTTGTAGTATCTATAAACAATATAAGAGAAGCATCTGCCGATGAGATAATGAGTGGTATTCCTGTAGAGAATCAGCATGATGATTGCTGTGGCACAGGTGGCGGCACTGGTTGTGGATGCTAG
- a CDS encoding tetratricopeptide repeat protein, protein MNTAKSIAILAIILPCYLLSAEPSAFGAGDLNNPNPYGLTSTEAVLLETKKNLNKVVVKSNNQANEVESLRQRVDGLQSIIESISTSSHENRVKIKSLVDENMAKNQNGVEYEKRVSKVIEDNANSIAVNTKEIEKINQLIIEISKIVDSINESYVTKSEFNSLVNDVNKFKDLVAKELKAKEKQTPKQSTYEGMSNGEIETKAKDLYDKKSYSESIKYYKYLIDKNYKPARSHYMVGEAEYYKKNYAEAIAYFKKSASLYSKADYMPLLMLHTAISMDETGDKKNAATFYDALISQFPNSDSAKTAKSRLSKIQQ, encoded by the coding sequence ATGAACACAGCTAAATCAATTGCCATTCTGGCGATTATCCTTCCTTGTTATCTCTTAAGTGCCGAACCATCAGCGTTTGGTGCCGGAGATCTAAACAACCCAAATCCATATGGTTTAACATCGACAGAGGCTGTTTTACTTGAGACCAAAAAAAATCTCAATAAAGTTGTCGTAAAAAGTAATAATCAGGCTAATGAAGTTGAGTCTCTAAGACAGAGAGTTGACGGGTTGCAGAGCATTATTGAGAGTATTAGCACATCTTCGCATGAAAACAGAGTAAAGATCAAATCTTTAGTTGACGAGAATATGGCTAAAAATCAAAACGGTGTTGAGTATGAAAAAAGAGTATCTAAAGTTATAGAGGATAATGCAAACTCTATAGCTGTAAATACTAAAGAGATAGAGAAGATTAATCAATTGATTATTGAGATATCTAAGATCGTCGACTCTATCAATGAATCATACGTTACTAAAAGCGAGTTTAACTCACTTGTAAATGATGTCAACAAGTTTAAAGATCTGGTAGCAAAAGAGCTAAAAGCCAAAGAGAAACAAACTCCAAAGCAGTCCACTTATGAAGGAATGAGCAATGGAGAAATTGAGACAAAGGCAAAAGATCTTTATGATAAAAAGAGCTATAGTGAATCGATTAAGTATTATAAATATTTAATTGATAAAAACTATAAACCTGCTCGTTCTCACTATATGGTTGGAGAGGCTGAGTACTATAAAAAAAATTATGCAGAAGCTATTGCATACTTTAAAAAGAGTGCATCTCTTTACTCAAAAGCAGATTATATGCCTCTCTTGATGCTTCACACCGCAATCTCAATGGATGAGACGGGCGATAAGAAAAATGCGGCAACTTTTTATGATGCCCTGATTTCACAATTTCCAAACAGCGATTCTGCAAAAACAGCAAAAAGCAGGCTAAGTAAAATTCAACAGTAA
- a CDS encoding OmpA family protein translates to MKSILISSAMVALLVLSGCGDKDPKIDESAIDSSAQEVVQDPSAQEVAPVQTETVSSSEASVMSDGASQETDGQAMMRIEKELLTIYFDFDKFNIRNDMQGNLSTDATIAKNQAKDFSIKLEGNCDEWGSDEYNFALGLKRSNTVKKALVAEGVDESRITMVSFGESNPVCNEKTKDCWAKNRRVDFKLLP, encoded by the coding sequence ATGAAAAGCATTTTAATCTCTAGTGCTATGGTAGCACTTCTGGTATTAAGTGGATGTGGTGACAAAGATCCAAAGATTGATGAGTCAGCGATTGACAGTAGTGCTCAAGAAGTTGTGCAAGATCCTTCAGCTCAAGAAGTTGCACCTGTTCAAACAGAGACTGTATCTTCTAGCGAGGCATCTGTTATGAGCGATGGCGCTTCACAAGAAACGGACGGTCAGGCTATGATGAGAATTGAAAAAGAGTTGTTGACTATCTATTTTGATTTTGACAAGTTCAACATAAGAAATGATATGCAAGGCAATCTCTCGACAGACGCAACTATTGCAAAAAATCAGGCAAAAGATTTTTCTATCAAACTAGAAGGCAATTGTGATGAGTGGGGAAGTGATGAGTATAACTTTGCTCTTGGATTAAAAAGATCTAACACAGTTAAAAAAGCTCTTGTTGCAGAGGGTGTTGATGAAAGCCGTATAACAATGGTAAGTTTTGGCGAGAGCAATCCGGTTTGTAACGAAAAAACAAAAGATTGCTGGGCTAAAAATCGTAGAGTTGACTTTAAACTTCTACCATAA
- the tolB gene encoding Tol-Pal system protein TolB — protein MKILISFLITITFMFASDATIEVVKKVDSLPSLAIEDSSVSYDETFRNRFFKSLLADLNVLSIFNVDRYHRKVSYDASTVLVENKDMNYILRYKLSEDDNRALNLELKLISQDKVIFNKNYKVGNTNVYMFVSHTIAYDINKFMGEAPVEWMKRKVIFSRMVDPQKSELVIADYTLTYQHVVVKGGFNIFPKWANKEQSAFYYSSLDEKVPTLKYVDIKTGQSRVIKSSDGMMICSDVSDDGSKLLLTMAPQGQPDIYIYDVRTKSTKKLTTFGGIDVGAQFLGNDSIVFVSDRLGYPNIFSKNLNTGSVEQMVYYGKSNAACSVFGQYIVYKARESSESFGDNTFNLHLISMETDFIRRLTAVGVNEFPRFSVDGDAIIFIKNYKAQSSIGIIRLNHNKNYLFPLKYGKVQSMDW, from the coding sequence TTGAAAATATTAATTTCGTTTTTAATAACTATAACTTTTATGTTCGCAAGTGATGCAACGATAGAGGTTGTTAAAAAAGTTGATTCACTTCCATCCCTGGCAATTGAGGATTCGTCTGTTAGCTATGATGAGACTTTTAGAAATAGATTTTTTAAATCTTTGCTAGCGGATTTAAATGTTCTCTCAATATTCAATGTAGACAGATATCATCGCAAAGTAAGCTATGACGCAAGCACTGTGTTGGTAGAGAATAAAGATATGAACTATATTTTAAGATATAAATTGAGTGAAGATGACAACCGTGCACTTAATTTAGAACTTAAACTTATAAGCCAAGACAAGGTCATATTTAACAAAAACTATAAAGTAGGAAATACAAATGTTTATATGTTTGTATCTCATACCATAGCATATGATATAAATAAATTTATGGGTGAAGCACCGGTTGAGTGGATGAAGAGAAAAGTTATCTTCTCAAGAATGGTAGATCCTCAAAAGAGTGAGCTGGTAATAGCAGACTATACTCTAACATATCAGCATGTCGTAGTTAAAGGCGGCTTTAACATATTTCCAAAATGGGCCAATAAAGAGCAGAGTGCATTTTACTACAGCTCTTTGGATGAGAAGGTGCCTACACTGAAATATGTAGATATTAAAACAGGACAGAGTAGAGTTATAAAATCTTCAGACGGTATGATGATCTGTTCGGATGTCAGCGATGACGGGAGCAAGCTTCTTTTGACAATGGCACCTCAAGGTCAGCCGGATATATATATATACGATGTAAGAACTAAAAGCACAAAAAAACTGACCACTTTTGGCGGCATTGACGTTGGGGCTCAGTTTTTGGGTAATGATAGCATAGTGTTTGTCTCCGACCGTTTAGGATATCCAAACATCTTCTCAAAAAATTTGAATACAGGAAGTGTTGAGCAGATGGTTTACTACGGCAAAAGTAATGCTGCATGTAGTGTCTTTGGCCAATATATTGTCTATAAAGCAAGAGAGAGTTCCGAGTCTTTCGGCGATAACACGTTCAACCTTCATTTGATCTCTATGGAGACTGACTTTATAAGAAGATTGACAGCAGTTGGAGTAAATGAGTTTCCTAGGTTTTCCGTGGATGGTGATGCGATAATCTTTATTAAAAACTATAAGGCTCAAAGCTCTATAGGTATAATTAGATTAAACCATAACAAAAATTATCTATTTCCTCTAAAGTATGGAAAAGTTCAATCTATGGATTGGTAA
- a CDS encoding TonB C-terminal domain-containing protein — MDNKNSYFYISGAISLSLFLFFSILFLLFITSSKEIKSFAMKKENYISISMDVPKIESSAKKTQDAPVKKEQEMKPVVKDEAKPETTTEVQKKVRTVEDLFSDVWTQDIKKTQEVKKPQTDKRVLDEIQRKIQKSDVNRAESISKKIQSMDAPKTEDESSKSSTATEVNEYLAKIQALVYEYFYPPKNSQGNAVTAVIELSSMGKVIDFRILAYSDSEALNRECDKIKDRLSGILFPKNPSNSSGRYKIILISEE, encoded by the coding sequence ATGGATAATAAAAACTCCTATTTCTATATAAGCGGCGCTATATCGCTCTCTCTTTTTCTGTTTTTTTCAATCCTGTTTTTGCTTTTTATAACGTCATCAAAAGAGATAAAGAGCTTTGCTATGAAAAAGGAGAACTACATATCTATATCTATGGATGTTCCTAAAATAGAATCTAGTGCTAAAAAAACTCAAGATGCCCCTGTAAAAAAAGAGCAGGAGATGAAGCCTGTTGTAAAAGATGAGGCAAAACCGGAGACTACAACAGAGGTACAAAAAAAAGTAAGAACGGTTGAAGATCTTTTTAGTGATGTTTGGACACAAGATATTAAAAAAACACAAGAGGTTAAAAAGCCGCAAACCGACAAGAGGGTTTTAGATGAGATCCAAAGAAAGATTCAAAAGTCAGATGTAAATAGAGCTGAATCAATTTCAAAAAAAATTCAGAGCATGGATGCGCCAAAAACAGAAGATGAGAGTTCAAAGAGCTCCACGGCTACAGAGGTTAATGAATATTTAGCTAAAATTCAAGCTTTAGTATATGAGTACTTTTATCCTCCAAAAAACTCACAAGGCAATGCAGTAACGGCGGTTATTGAGCTTAGTTCAATGGGCAAAGTAATAGATTTTAGAATCCTTGCTTATTCAGACAGTGAAGCTCTAAACAGAGAGTGCGATAAGATAAAAGATAGGCTCAGCGGCATACTTTTTCCTAAAAATCCTAGCAACAGTTCTGGGAGATATAAAATAATTCTAATTTCTGAGGAGTAA
- a CDS encoding ExbD/TolR family protein, translating to MAYNWDEKPELNITPLVDVMLVLLAIMMVIAPNMIYEEKINLPQSSKTKSLSKIPPVHITIDKDLNLKVNKDNYQLNAFLDNFFLYSKKLDLKATVLISADKSLDYGVVMSVLAAVKQAGFTEVSLATNG from the coding sequence ATGGCTTATAACTGGGATGAAAAACCTGAACTAAACATTACTCCATTAGTGGATGTAATGTTGGTTCTATTGGCTATTATGATGGTTATAGCACCAAATATGATCTATGAAGAGAAGATAAATCTTCCTCAAAGCTCAAAAACAAAGTCCCTCTCTAAAATTCCACCGGTTCATATTACTATAGATAAAGATCTGAATCTAAAAGTCAATAAGGACAACTACCAGCTAAATGCATTTTTGGACAATTTTTTTCTCTACTCAAAAAAGCTTGATCTAAAAGCAACAGTACTTATCAGTGCAGACAAAAGTTTGGATTACGGTGTTGTTATGTCTGTTCTGGCTGCTGTTAAACAAGCCGGTTTTACAGAGGTATCATTAGCTACAAATGGATAA
- a CDS encoding MotA/TolQ/ExbB proton channel family protein, which translates to MINEIIDFYIKSHPVTLAVLAILALYFIVLNWVFFYRYFSLNSWHEIESRSLEGLLMGATAVDTQSFLSNFLKTSSNSSRDILTLAASAATKDATKGLSVLSVFASTTPFIGLFGTVVSILDTFTHIGQSSGGMSVIASGVSDALVATAAGIFVAIFAYTYHQILKRKSFELISFIEMQSDAIIARKV; encoded by the coding sequence ATGATTAACGAAATAATTGATTTTTATATAAAAAGCCACCCTGTTACACTCGCTGTCTTGGCGATCTTGGCACTATACTTTATAGTGCTAAACTGGGTGTTTTTCTACCGATATTTTTCTCTAAACAGCTGGCATGAGATAGAGAGCCGCTCTCTAGAAGGTCTGCTAATGGGCGCAACAGCCGTAGATACCCAATCTTTTTTAAGTAATTTCCTAAAAACAAGCTCAAACAGTTCAAGAGATATTTTAACACTTGCCGCATCGGCAGCAACAAAAGATGCAACTAAGGGTCTTTCTGTATTGTCGGTATTTGCTTCTACAACACCGTTTATCGGACTATTCGGTACCGTTGTTTCAATATTGGATACGTTTACTCACATAGGACAGAGCAGTGGCGGAATGTCTGTTATTGCAAGCGGAGTATCAGATGCACTGGTTGCAACTGCAGCAGGTATTTTCGTTGCAATATTTGCTTATACATATCACCAGATACTCAAGAGAAAATCATTTGAGCTAATTAGCTTTATAGAGATGCAAAGCGACGCAATAATAGCTAGAAAAGTGTAA
- the atpC gene encoding ATP synthase F1 subunit epsilon, with product MDKLKLEILTPNGVIYDDEAISVTLPGEEGEFGVLAQHSCLTTLLEAGVIDIEKEDKSVESILINWGVVQVDEEKVIVLVEGAVAIRGETESAVSKALEDAKELIESIKDNNPAIATVTARLESAAQNLL from the coding sequence ATGGATAAGTTAAAACTTGAAATCCTTACTCCTAACGGCGTAATCTATGATGATGAAGCAATTAGCGTTACTCTTCCCGGTGAAGAGGGCGAGTTTGGAGTTCTAGCACAACACTCTTGTTTAACTACACTGCTTGAAGCAGGTGTAATTGATATAGAGAAAGAGGATAAATCAGTCGAATCAATTCTTATTAATTGGGGCGTAGTTCAAGTTGATGAGGAAAAAGTTATTGTATTGGTCGAGGGTGCCGTAGCAATTCGCGGAGAGACAGAGAGTGCTGTTTCTAAAGCGCTTGAAGATGCTAAGGAACTTATTGAATCTATTAAAGATAATAACCCTGCAATAGCTACCGTTACTGCAAGACTTGAGTCTGCAGCACAAAATTTACTATAG
- the atpD gene encoding F0F1 ATP synthase subunit beta: protein MIGKISQVMGPVVDVDFDGYLPIINEAIEVNIHLEGTVTRLILEVAAHLGDGRVRTIAMDMSEGLVRGMEAKATGAPIKVPVGEKVLGRIFNVIGETIDEGEQVTDAPMWSIHREPPKLVEQSTTTEMFETGIKVVDLLAPYSKGGKVGLFGGAGVGKTVIIMELIHNVAMGHDGLSVFAGVGERTREGNDLYHEMKDSNVLDKVALCYGQMSEPPGARNRIALTGLTMAEYFRDEKGLDVLMFIDNIFRFAQSGSEMSALLGRIPSAVGYQPTLAREMGALQDRITSTKNGSITSVQAVYVPADDLTDPAPASVFAHLDATTVLNRKIAEKGIYPAVDPLDSSSRLLDPQILGEEHYGVARGVQQTLQKYKDLQDIIAILGMDELSEDDKNVVERARKIEKFLSQPFFVAEVFTGSPGKYVSLADTIRGFKMILDGECDHMPEGSFYMVGGIDEAIEKAEKMK, encoded by the coding sequence ATGATTGGTAAAATAAGCCAGGTTATGGGTCCGGTTGTTGATGTTGATTTTGATGGATATCTTCCTATTATCAACGAGGCGATCGAAGTTAATATACATTTAGAAGGCACAGTAACTCGTTTAATACTTGAAGTTGCAGCGCACTTAGGTGACGGTCGTGTTAGAACGATCGCAATGGATATGAGTGAAGGTTTAGTTCGCGGCATGGAAGCAAAAGCTACAGGTGCTCCGATTAAAGTTCCGGTAGGCGAGAAAGTTCTTGGACGTATCTTTAACGTTATCGGTGAGACCATCGATGAGGGTGAGCAGGTAACTGATGCTCCAATGTGGTCTATTCACCGTGAACCTCCAAAGCTAGTTGAGCAGTCGACTACAACAGAGATGTTCGAGACTGGTATTAAAGTCGTTGACCTTTTAGCGCCATACTCTAAAGGTGGTAAAGTCGGACTATTCGGTGGTGCAGGTGTTGGTAAAACAGTTATCATCATGGAGCTTATCCACAACGTTGCAATGGGTCACGACGGTCTATCTGTATTTGCAGGTGTCGGTGAGAGAACACGTGAAGGTAACGACCTTTACCACGAGATGAAGGACTCAAACGTACTTGACAAAGTTGCACTGTGCTACGGTCAGATGAGTGAGCCTCCAGGAGCACGTAACCGTATCGCTTTAACAGGTCTTACAATGGCTGAGTACTTCAGAGATGAAAAAGGTCTTGACGTATTGATGTTCATCGACAACATCTTCCGTTTTGCACAATCTGGTTCTGAGATGTCTGCTCTTCTTGGACGTATTCCATCAGCTGTTGGTTATCAACCGACATTGGCTCGTGAGATGGGTGCTCTTCAAGATCGTATTACATCTACTAAGAATGGTTCGATTACATCTGTTCAAGCTGTTTACGTTCCTGCGGATGACTTGACTGACCCGGCTCCGGCTTCGGTTTTTGCTCACTTGGATGCGACAACGGTTCTTAACCGTAAGATTGCTGAAAAAGGTATCTACCCTGCGGTTGATCCACTAGATTCATCTTCAAGATTGCTTGATCCGCAAATCCTTGGTGAAGAGCACTACGGTGTAGCTCGTGGTGTACAGCAGACGCTTCAAAAATATAAAGATTTGCAAGATATTATTGCGATTCTTGGTATGGATGAGCTTAGTGAAGATGATAAAAATGTTGTTGAACGTGCTCGTAAGATCGAGAAGTTCTTATCACAACCGTTTTTCGTTGCTGAAGTATTTACAGGTTCTCCGGGTAAATATGTTTCTTTAGCTGACACTATCAGAGGATTTAAAATGATCCTTGATGGTGAATGTGACCATATGCCAGAGGGTTCTTTCTACATGGTTGGTGGTATAGATGAGGCGATTGAAAAAGCTGAAAAAATGAAGTAA
- the atpG gene encoding ATP synthase F1 subunit gamma: MANLKDIQRQIKSVSNTQKTTRAMKLVSTAKLRRAEELAKRSRLYAAKMNQVLAEIAGRIKCNKVGGLDNRCFIDIEDPKTVDIVFVTADKGLCGGFNIQTIKAVKKLLAEYKSKNVKVRLRGVGKKGIEFFKYNEVELFDAVTNLSSNPDKNRSDEFIISSIEDFKDGKIDALHIVYNGYKNMITQELHVNKLLPVDSTQFECDETEKSMLEIESDDEEKMLDSLVNRYVQYAMYYSLIDSVAAEHSARMQAMDAATNNAKEMVRSLNVQFNKARQAAITTELIEIISGVESMK, encoded by the coding sequence ATGGCAAACTTGAAAGATATTCAAAGACAGATCAAGAGTGTTTCTAACACTCAAAAGACGACTCGTGCGATGAAGCTCGTATCTACTGCAAAGCTTCGCCGCGCGGAAGAGCTTGCTAAGCGCTCTCGTCTTTATGCTGCAAAAATGAATCAGGTACTTGCCGAAATAGCTGGACGTATTAAATGCAACAAAGTAGGCGGATTAGATAATCGATGTTTTATCGATATTGAAGATCCAAAGACTGTTGACATTGTTTTTGTTACTGCTGACAAAGGTTTATGCGGCGGTTTTAATATTCAAACTATTAAAGCTGTTAAGAAACTTTTAGCAGAGTACAAATCAAAAAATGTAAAAGTGCGTTTACGTGGAGTCGGTAAAAAAGGTATTGAGTTTTTTAAATATAACGAAGTTGAACTTTTTGATGCAGTTACTAACCTTAGCTCAAATCCGGACAAAAATCGCTCGGATGAGTTTATAATCTCTTCAATTGAAGATTTTAAAGATGGCAAGATCGATGCTCTTCACATTGTCTATAACGGCTACAAGAACATGATAACTCAAGAGTTGCATGTAAATAAGCTGTTACCTGTAGATTCAACTCAATTTGAGTGTGATGAAACAGAGAAGTCAATGCTTGAGATAGAGTCTGATGATGAAGAGAAGATGTTGGACTCTTTGGTAAATAGATACGTTCAGTATGCTATGTACTACTCATTGATCGATTCTGTTGCTGCTGAGCATAGTGCAAGAATGCAGGCTATGGATGCAGCTACGAACAATGCAAAAGAGATGGTTAGGTCATTAAATGTTCAATTTAATAAAGCAAGACAAGCAGCTATTACTACAGAGCTTATAGAGATTATAAGCGGCGTGGAGTCTATGAAATAA